Proteins encoded in a region of the Magallana gigas chromosome 8, xbMagGiga1.1, whole genome shotgun sequence genome:
- the LOC136270635 gene encoding uncharacterized protein has translation MNLIFTGIGGETKDEDTEDKLRAFLYYELGIDEHIQFGNVHRFGRYVRGQDRPIVARFLYQKDLIAVRSRSHRLRNTGYGIREQYPTSIERRRRELYPAMRYHRSRGDNVKMVRDTLYVNGQRYDPETEPTEDPTYFGSHVVPAPPIGNMDKGTPEDQPMEGEDQLIAQGSTDAPTPTQS, from the coding sequence ATGAACCTCATTTTTACTGGCATCGGAGGGGAGACCAAGGATGAGGATACGGAAGATAAGCTTCGCGCCTTTCTGTATTATGAGCTAGGCATCGACGAGCATATTCAATTCGGAAACGTCCACCGGTTTGGCAGATACGTCCGCGGTCAAGATAGACCGATTGTTGCCCGATTTCTCTACCAAAAAGACTTAATCGCTGTCAGGAGTAGGTCGCACAGGTTGCGCAATACGGGCTACGGAATCCGAGAACAGTATCCCACCTCTATTGAGAGGCGTCGGAGGGAGCTATACCCCGCGATGCGGTATCATAGGAGCCGTGGCGACAATGTGAAGATGGTTCGAGATACGCTTTACGTCAACGGTCAGCGTTACGACCCCGAGACAGAGCCTACAGAGGATCCAACGTATTTTGGAAGTCACGTTGTGCCTGCGCCACCGATCGGCAATATGGACAAGGGTACACCTGAAGATCAACCCATGGAAGGCGAGGACCAGTTAATCGCGCAAGGTAGTACTGACGCGCCGACACCCACCCAGAGCTAG